The Panicum virgatum strain AP13 chromosome 5K, P.virgatum_v5, whole genome shotgun sequence genome has a window encoding:
- the LOC120708024 gene encoding carotenoid cleavage dioxygenase 8 homolog B, chloroplastic, with translation MSPTMASSLSVFAAMSGVAAGRPAGSSGAAVPGRLATSQQGGGKGKRAVAQPLAASAATETPAPAPVAAPALPAGRPAVVDAPRRRGGRGAGSGHAAWKSVRQERWEGALEVEGELPLWLDGTYLRNGPGLWNLGDYGFRHLFDGYATLVRVSFRNGRAVGAHRQIESEAYKAARAHGKVCYREFSEVPKPDSFLSAVGQLATLFSGSSLTDNSNTGVVCLGDGRVLCLTETIKGSIVVDPDTLDTLGRFEFSDKLGGLIHSAHPIVTATEFWTLIPDLIRPGYSVVRMDAGTNERRFVGRVDCRGGPAPGWVHSFPVTEHYVVVPEMPLRYCAKNLLRAEPTPLYKFEWHLESGSYMHVMCKASGRVVASVEVPPYVTFHFINAYEETDEEGRVTAIVADCCEHNADTSILDKLRLQNLRSFAGQDVLPDARVGRFRIPLDGSPFGELEAALDPEEHGRGMDMCSINPAHVGKKYRYAYACGAHRPCNFPNTLTKIDMVEKTAKNWYEEGTVPSEPFFVPRPGAVEEDDGVAISMVSARDGSAYALVLDAKTFQEVARAKFPYAMPYGLHCCWVPRNSNAC, from the exons ATGTCTCCCACGATGGCATCGTCGCTCAGTGTATTCGCGGCGATGtccggcgtcgccgccgggcgGCCTGCTGGCAGCAGTGGCGCGGCGGTGCCCGGTCGTCTGGCGACCAGCCAGCAGGGGGGCGGCAAGGGCAAGCGCGCCGTGGCGCAGCCTCTCGCGGCTAGCGCCGCGACGgagacgccggcgccggcgccggtcgcAGCCCCGGCCCTGCCGGCGGGTAGGCCCGCGGTCGTCgacgccccgcgccgccgtggaggccgcggcgccggcagcgggcaCGCGGCGTGGAAGAGCGTCCGGCAGGAGAGGTGGGAGGGGGCCCTGGAGGTGGAAGGGGAGCTGCCGCTCTGGCTG GACGGCACGTACCTGAGGAACGGGCCGGGCCTGTGGAACCTGGGCGACTACGGCTTCCGGCACCTGTTCGACGGGTACGCGACGCTGGTGCGCGTCTCGTTCCGCAACGGGCGCGCGGTGGGCGCGCACCGGCAGATCGAGTCGGAGGCGTACaaggcggcgcgcgcgcacggcAAGGTGTGCTACCGCGAGTTCTCCGAGGTGCCCAAGCCCGATAGCTTCCTCTCCGCCGTGGGCCAGCTCGCCACCCTCTTCTCGGGCTCCTCGCTCACCGACAACTCCAACACGGGCGTCGTCTGCCTCGGCGACGGCCGCGTCCTCTGCCTGACGGAGACCATCAAGGGCTCCATCGTGGTCGACCCGGACACGCTCGACACCCTCGGCAGGTTCGAGTTCTCGGACAAGCTGGGGGGCCTCATCCACTCGGCGCACCCCATCGTGACCGCCACCGAGTTCTGGACGCTGATCCCGGACCTGATCCGGCCGGGCTACTCGGTCGTGAGGATGGACGCCGGGACCAACGAGCGGCGGTTCGTCGGCAGGGTGGACTGCCGCGGCGGCCCCGCGCCTGGGTGGGTGCACTCGTTCCCCGTCACCGAGCACTACGTGGTGGTGCCGGAGATGCCGCTCCGGTACTGCGCCAAGAACCTCCTCCGCGCGGAGCCCACGCCGCTGTACAAGTTCGAGTGGCACCTCGAGTCCGGCAGCTACATGCACGTCATGTGCAAGGCCAGCGGCAGGGTCGTGGCCAGCGTGGAGGTGCCGCCGTACGTGACGTTCCACTTCATCAACGCGTACGAGGAGACGGACGAGGAGGGGCGCGTGACGGCCATCGTCGCCGACTGCTGCGAGCACAACGCCGACACCTCCATCCTCGACAAGCTCCGCCTCCAGAACCTCCGATCCTTCGCCGGCCAGGACGTCCTCCCCGACGCCAG GGTGGGCCGGTTCAGGATCCCGCTGGACGGGAGCCCGTTCGgggagctggaggcggcgctggaccCCGAGGAGCACGGCCGGGGGATGGACATGTGCAGCATCAACCCGGCCCACGTCGGCAAGAAGTACCGGTACGCCTACGCCTGCGGCGCCCACCGGCCGTGCAACTTCCCCAACACCCTCACCAAGATCGACATGGTGGAGAAGACGGCCAAGAACTGGTACGAGGAGGGCACCGTGCCGTCCGAGCCCTTCTTCGTGCCGCGCCCCGGCGCCGTGGAAGAGGACGACG GGGTGGCGATCTCGATGGTGAGCGCCAGGGACGGGTCGGCCTACGCGCTGGTGCTGGACGCCAAGACGTTCCAGGAGGTCGCGCGGGCCAAGTTCCCGTACGCGATGCCCTACGGCCTGCACTGCTGCTGGGTGCCCCGGAACTCGAACGCCTGCTAG